The sequence AAGGTGAGGATTTCTAACAACTGCTACCGGCTTCCTATCCCTAAGAACCTCAGTGAGAAGGTAATCAACGTCAAGTGAAGGATAAATATATGCACCAGAAGGAAGCTGCTTATCACTCACCTTTTGCTTATCCCTAGAAACGAAAATCTCAAGAAAGTTCTTCAGTATGCCAAAAGCAAACGGAATATAGAAAAGAGCAGTGTAAGTTCCTTCCCCGATGAGATCGTTTGCAACAAATAACATTGCAAAATTAATGTTCGTCATGGCAGCTTTAGCTACGGTAAAGAGCTTTATAAAATTGTTGTTAATAAATTTTTAATGAACTGGATTAGTAACAAGAATTAAAACGATGCACAAACCTACTCCTCCCTCACAGCATCTTCTTCGAACTTCTTTATTTCTTCTCTTGTCCCCACCCACACAACTATAACCGGCTCAACTGTTATCATGCCGTCCTTTATCATTGGCTTTATCTCGTTTATAGCCCTCTCTATCATGTGCCCCCTGTCCACGGTCTCAATTATTATCGGCAGATCCGTGGAGAGTCTCAAAACATCACTTGAGTGAACCTTACTCTTTTTTCCAAAACCGTAGATACCCCTATAAACAGTTGCCCCAGCAAGTCCCATTTCCCTCAGTTTTTCTACTATTGCCTTATAGAGTGGTCTTCCATGCCAGGTATCGCTTTCCCCTATGTAAATTTTCATTCTCAGGGTATTCCAGTGCTCAATTTCTACCATCCTTTCACCTCCTTGCAAGAAGGAATCCCAAAAACACTAAGCTTATGGTTATTATAACATTTGCCGAGATGTTTAGGAGGGCAAGAAAATGCTCCCTCTCCCTTAAAAGGCTGAAAGTCTCGTATGAAAAAGTCGAGAACGTGCTCAAGCCACCACAGAATCCAGTTCCAAAGAAAGCCCTCCAGTTGGGAGAAACTTCATAACCGAAGAAGATTAGTCCATATAAATAACCAAGCAGAAAGCTGGCTATGCTGTTCACTAGTAGAGTTCCTACGGGAAAATCCTTGTAAACCGGGAGTAAGCCTGCAATGCCATAGCGTATTATTGCTCCCAGCATCCCCCCAACGCCAACTGCCAAGAGGATTTTAGTGTTCATTCCTATACCTCCCAAGCAGTATTCAAAAGCTCAGAAGATCATCAAGTGCCTTCAAAGCCCTATAAGTATTTTGGAAGTTTGAAATCCCCATTTCAAGACTCCTTCTGAAGCCCCCATTGGGATTTTGAAGGGCTCTTATGAACCTTATGTGAGGTTCTATGTACCGAGGCTTTTCGTTAATAAGCCTCAAGCCCCTAACCGCATAGAATGTCGGCTCCAAGTAAGGCGGAAGAGAGTAAGGCACCTCAGTAAAGCCACCGTAAACTTCGCACCTGTGGAAGTGTCTCGTCTTTGGAACTGGATATCCCAGTGCGTTGAGTGAAAAGATCGCTTGATAAGTCATGGTTGTTGTTGCCTGCGTTACTCCATACCCTTCTCCTTTTCTAAAGCTTTCGATGAAGCCCTTTATCTTTCTTCTCTCCTCAGAGGAAACTTTGTAATCTATTGCTTTAAAAGCTCTAAGTACCCAGTAGGTTGCTTCAAGTGGTGTTGCGGTTCCGAATTCCTCGCTTCCACCGAGACCAACGGCAAATTTGCCTTCGATGGGTTTATATTTCTCAAAGACCAGTGAAAGTCCTTCTTTTGCGAGGTCTTTTGCCCCTAGAATTGCGAGCCCTTCAATTGCCATAGCTATTGCGACAACAGCCTGTTGGGGTTTTAGTGAATTATAGAGGAACTCTACGGTTTTTTCTTTCTCTGGAATTTCAATGTCCAGCAAATCGTAGATTTTAACCGCGTAGTAGGTGTCATTTATGTTTGTCTCATTTAGCAGGGAAACAAAGCAATAGCCACCGTCTTCGTGCCTTCTATCCTCAATATACTTTAAAACTGATCTAAGATCTACATAGTTTCCTAGCTTCGAGCCCATTCTACCGCCTCCTAAAGTTTTAGCGGAGAACAGGCGTCATCAGCCCTTAGCGGGCGGTTCGGGCTCGAAGCCCCGGGCGGACGCCATCGCCCAAAGGCAAATTCTTAGGTAATTTTATAAGCTTTTCTTTTGGAAAGATAAAATAATAAGCAAGCGAGTGGTGAGAGATGGAGCTTGTTGGATTCGTCCACGTTGGCAACACATTCAACGAAAAAGCAATCGCCGGAGCTTACAGGAGAGTTAACAACTATTTTAAATCAAAAAACCTTCCAATAAGACTTGTTTATCTCGGAGAACTTGAATTGGGCCCTGGTTATCTCGTTAATATCTACACGGACGGTGGGAGTGTTAAAGGGTACCCTCTGGAGGGAATTACCGAACTTTTGCATGCGAAACTTATACATGCCCGAGAAGAGCTTTTTGAGAAGAAGAAGGCAAGGGCGGAAAAGAACAATAGTTCCGAAGAAGAGGTTACCATGAACAAGATATTCGGAATAGTGAACTTCCCCATAGTTTCGAGAAATCCCTACCTGGATTTTTATGAGAAATTTTTGGGGATTCAGCAGAATTTCCACGAACTAAAGGTTATGGTCCTTTCAATAAAACCTTTTGAATCTGAAAACAAGAAACTTTTTGAGGATAGACTTTTCAAGGGGATTTTACACGAAATAGGGCACGCTTTTGGATTAAATCACTGTCAAGAGGACTGCGTTATGAACCCCCCAAAGGTCATTGCCGAATGGGACTTAAGAAGGGACGATTTCTGTGAAAAGTGCTTTTTGGAGCTGAAAAGAAATGTTAGAGGGGAAACGGATTAGCGTTGTTATTCCAGCTTACAACGAGGCAAAAAGAATTGGAAAGGTTCTCTCAAAAATCCCGGAGTTCGTTGATGAGGTTATTGTTGTGGATGATGGGAGCAGAGACAACACTTCAGAGGTCGCAAAAAGTTATGGAGCAAAGGTAATCCGACTCGAGGAAAATCAAGGAAAAGGGGCGGCAATGAGAGAAGGGATCAAGAATGTAAGCGGAGACATTGTGGTTTTTATGGACGCAGATGGCCAGCACAATCCAGAGGAAATTGAGAAGCTCCTCTATCCAATTTTGAGGGGGGAGGCAGACTTTGTTATAGGCTCTCGGCTGATAAAGGCACAAGGAAAAAGACCGCTTATAAGAAAGATAAGCAACTTTCTGAGCACTGGCTTAATAAAGCTCAAGCTGGGTATTGATGTTAGGGACACTCAAAGCGGATTTAGAGCCATCAAGAGGGAATTCCTACCGGAAATAGAGAGCAAAAGATATGAAGTTGAGACTGAAGTTTTAATAAAAGCCGTGAAAATGGGAGCGAGGGTTAAGGAAGTCCCGGTGGAGAGAATCTATGGGGTTGAGACGGGCCATTTCAGGTTTGAAGACGTTTTGAGGTTCATCCACTCCCTTATCAAGTACTGAGGTGAGTATATGGAGAGAGCAATATTTGAAGCGATAAAGCTTGCTGTCACAAAAATTCCCGACGACGTTGTTAAATCCTTGCGAGAGGCCTACGAAAAGGAGGACAACCCAGTTGCAAAGTTCAACCTTGAAAACATTTTAAAAGCCGTTGAAATCGGAAAGCGAGAACGAATTCCGGTATGTCAAGACACCGGAACGGTGACTTTCTTCGTAGAGGCTGGAATCAAAAGTCCGTACTTAAGAGAAATAGAAGAGGTCATAACTTCAGCTCTGGAAAAAGCAACGAAGGAAATTCCTCTAAGACCAAATACCCTTGATGTTCTCACGAACAAAAACGTTGGAAACCTCCCGATTATTCATTGGGAGCTTGCAAAAGGGGATAAAATAAGGATAGCTATTCTGCCAAAAGGAGGCGGAAGCGAAAACTGTTCTGCTTTAGCAATGCTAACTCCTGCGGAGAGCTTTGAAGGTGTAAAGAGGGCTGTTGTTGATAGAGTCAAAGAATGCGGCGGGAAGCCCTGCCCTCCAGTAATAATAGGAATCGGCATTGGGGGGAGTGCAGACTTTGCATTAAAGCTTGCCAAAAAAGCCCTGTTAAGACCCGTAGGAGAGAGGCACAAAGACAAAAGGATAGCAAAATTCGAGGGGGAGCTGCTTGAAGAAATAAACTCCATAGGAATAGGCCCCATGGGGATGGGAGGAAAAACAACTGCTCTAGACGTCAAGGTTGAGATCACTTATAGGCATCCGGCTTCGTTCCCTGTTGGAATTGTTTTCCAGTGCTGGGCGCATAGGAAGGCTTTCTTAGAGATAAGCGCAAACGGAGAGGTGAGAGTATGGCAGTAAAGCTGAGGACACCGCTAACAGAAAGAGAAGTGCTAAAGCTCAAAGCCGGAGACTTGGTTTACCTCTCGGGAGTGATATACACGGCAAGGGATCTCGCTCATAGAAAACTACTAGAAAAAGCCCCCTTTGATTTAAGAGGAGCTGTTATCTATCACTGCGGCCCCATAGTACAGAAAGAGAGCGGAAGATATAGGATAGTCTCCGCGGGCCCAACAACAAGCGCGAGAATGAACAGACACCTCGAAAAAATCCTAAGCATGGGAATCAAAGGCATCATAGGGAAAGGCGGGATGAATCCAGAACCCTTTAAAGAACATAGGGCAGTTTACTTTGCATTTACTGGTGGTGCTGGCTCTCTGGCTGCAAAGAGCGTAAAAAGAGTTTTGGACGTTTACTGGCTTGAGGAGCTTGGAATTCCTGAGGCGGTTTGGGTTCTAGAGGTTGAGGACTTTCCGCTCATAGTGGGAATAGACGCTTTTGGGAACTCCTTATACTCTAACCCCCGCTGAGAACTGGCATGACCTTTATTTCATCCCCTTCCTCAACTACTGCATCTCCTTTTGCAGGCTTGCCGTTGATGAGGATTATCTTGTCATGGAATTCGTCATACCTTGGGATTAGCTCCCTAAGTATCTCATCCACGGTCTTGGGCCTGTCGAGCTTTATCTCAAGCTCTCTAGCTTTGGCAAGATGAGCAAAAGCTCCCATAAGCCTGATTTTCACCATATGCATCACCACAGATACTATTCTCTGTCAGCTGATAAATTTTGTTGTCCTTTTTACTTTGTTTTATTGTTTGTTGTTTTTACTTTTGTCTTTTCGTTTTTTCCAATGGTAAATTATATATAGTTTGAGGGCTTATTACTTATGAAAATTTCCTCATGCTTGGGGGGGCGAATGAGAAAGATAATTGTGCTGGTAGGAATTTTATTTTTTTGTATCCCTAAATTGGTGATGAAAATGAGAAAGAGCGTTATTTGGGTGGCGGGTCTATTGTCCATTTTGGTAGTTGCACTCTTAGGTTACTCTTATGAAGCACCGGATATTCAAAAAATACAATCAAAACTGGAACAGATCCCCACGGAGGATTACATCTATGTAGAAAATGCGACCCTATATGCAGTTCAAAACGCCTCCACAGGCATTGAGCGTATAACTGCTTACCATCTAATATACCTCAAAAAGTCTAAAGGGAAGTATACCTTCAATGGCTCCGTAAGGTACTATGTAAATGGGACTTATAAGTATGGATACTCAATTTATTTTGAATTTTTCGGAGGTAATGTCTCAGGGTACGTAAACGTTAATGGTACAATGTATGACATAAAAGACAAAGAATGGGAAAAAATAACAGGAATAACAAGGGAAGAACTAATACAACGGGAAATATACTCTTCATTCCGGATAGAAAGGTTGAAAATCCTATTAAATGAGTCCAAGTGGCAGCTAAAGCAGAGGAGAGTATTCTCTGGAACTTATGAATTCAAGGGAGTTTATAAGGGTTCTAAGGTCGAGCTTATAACTAACAGCCAAATATCTAAGATAACTATCAACATAGAAACTCCCTACGGATCCAAAATCCACAAAGAACTGATATTAGGGAACAAGTCATCATGAGTATGATTGTCTTACTTGAACTTTTTTCATTTTCTTTTGAAAATCTCTTTTCAAAATAAGAGAAGTCAAGAAGCCCAAGAGACAAAAAAGATAAAGAAAAAAGCTCACTCGAGCTTCGTAACCTTCTCAAGCTCTGGGATGACGAACTCAAGGTTGAGCTCCTTAAGTGTCTCCTTCTTTGGAATACCCCTCTCGTCCCAGCCCCTGAGCTTGTAGTATTCGCTGAGTAGAGCGTCATACTTGTCCTTCTCCAAGTGCTGGCCTTTGTATGGGCCGCTCTTAAGGCCTTCTTTGAACCATCTCTCTGGTGGATAGTCCATTTCTCTGCTCCAGTTGCCGTTGAATTCCCTAACCCAGTATGCCCTCATGAGAGCATAAACCCTATCGGCTGCCTTGTAGAGGTCGTCCCAGGTGTACTTGACGCCGGTTATTGCTTCAAGAAGCTTTGGATAGTAGTCCAAGCTTAGGCCAACTTCAACCCATGGCAATCTACAGGCAGTGAGCATCTCAAAGAGGCCACCTCTAAGTCTCTGGAGCTCGATAACCTTTGCGGCCTTTTCTGGGTCGTAGGTTATCTTGTACTCAACTTTCTGGGCCTTTTCGCCTTCAATTGGTGCGGTACCAATTTCCCATGCAATGACCCACGCTTCCTTGTGGTGAGCACCGATTGAACTAGTTCCATATGCCAAGGCCATTGCCGGATAGATGTAACAGTTGTAACCGCTGACCTCAAGACCTTTTACGTGCATTGCAAAGTCCTTGGCACCGAGCTTTTCGCTCATCACTTTGACACCCTCGGCTGCAAGGTTTCCAAGTTCACCCCTTCTGTAGGCTATGTCCAATGCAAGCTGCTTGGCCTTCTTGAAGTCACCAAATTCTGGAGCATCGTCATCTTTTATTATGCCCTTCTCCTTAGCTTCCATCACGTAGGATATCGCGACTCCCAGCGAGATTGTATCAAGGCCCATCTCGTCGGCAATTCTGTTGAGAACTGAGACCTCGTTAAGCTTTCCTATGCCAAGGTTTGAACCCAATAGGGCGACGTTTTCATAGTCCAGCTCACTCTCCTGACCTTCAGCATCAAGAACCACGTTTCCACAGGGCATGTTACAGTATGGACAGCCCCTCTGCTTAACCTTCATACCTTCCATTGTGTAGCCGTCTATTGAGCGGGCGAACTCAAAAGAGCCGTCGCTGAAGTTCCTCGTCGGCAAGGCGGAGTTCTCATTTGTCCATTCCACAGCGGCCATCGTTCCCTGTCTGTGCCAGAACGGATAGCCAGGTGAGTTGAGAATTGCATCGTAGGCTTCTTGTGAAAGTTCTTTAAGCTTCTCCTTGTCCGCAACGGGAATTTCCTTGGTACCCTTGATAACTACCGCCTTGAGCTTTTTGCTTCCCATTACTGCACCCATACCGGGTCTTCCGGCAGCCCTTCCTTCCTGGGAGATAACAACGGCATACTTAACGAGGTTCTCTCCACCGGGACCTATGCTTAGAATTCCGACGTTTTTGCCGTGTATCTCTTTGAGTTCCCTTTCAGTTTCAAAGGTGGTTTTGCCCCAGAGGCCCTCAGCACTCAAAATGCTAACGTTATCATCCTCTATGTAGATGTAAACCGGCTTTTTGGCCTTACCTTCAACAACGAGCGCATCATAACCGGCTTTTCTTAAATGCACAGTAGCCATTGTTCCAAGGTTCCCATCACCATAACCGCCTGTTAGGGGGCTCTTAGCAGCTATAACCATCTTTCCGCCGCTTGGGGTTGGAAGACCGTTGAAAGGACCGGTGGCAAATACAAGCTTGTTCTTTGGGCCAAGAGGATCTACGTTCTTTGCTTCGTTCCAAAGAATCCAGGCTGCTAGACCTCTACCACCAATAAAATTCTTTGCAACTTCCGGAGAATATTCCTGCACCCAGACTTTGTTGTTAGTTAAATCAACCCTTAGGATTTTTCCCCACCAGCCTTTCATAGAAGACCACCAGAGTTCATTAATGCTTGAATTTTAATAAAGGTTTTGGGTTCATAAAATAGTTTACTTTTAGCAAATTGTGAAAACAAAGTTGTTTACAAAAAACATTTCAAATAAGTTTTCTTATTTATCAAAAGGTTTCGAAAAATTTGCAACAGATGGCTGATTTGGTTCGTATGAATTCGATTACTCCATAAAACCACAAAAGAATTTAAATAATCTCAATGATCAAAACACAACTGATGACCATGTGGTTTGAAATTAAAAGGGCAAAAGATGCATTACCGCATTACTTTTCAATCTTAAGCGGAGAAGAAAAGCCAAATTTCTTCTATTCAAAGCAGGTAGAGGTTAATTTCGGAGAAGATGAGGACCTTGAGAGTCTGTGGGAAACACACGAAGAAGGCATGGAAAAGTTGAGAGAGAACGATTTAAAAGAGAATCCCAAAAAGAGTCTCCTCGATTTAAAAGCCCTAATAGCATATAAAATGCTTGAAAGCTGTGAGCTGTGCGAGTTTAAATGCCACGCAAATAGATTTGAAGAGATCGGCTACTGCAGAGTGAAAGAAAGTTTAGTGGCGAGTGATTTTCTCCACATAGGGGAGGAGCCGGAGCTTGTGCCGTCTTATACAGTCTTTTTTTCCGGGTGCAACTTTAGGTGCGCCTTCTGTCAGAACTGGGATATAAGCCAATACCGCGTAGGCTTGAGGTATTCCCCCAAGGAGATGGCCGTTAAGATAGCGGTGGCATATGCTGAGGGGGCAAAGA comes from Thermococcus litoralis DSM 5473 and encodes:
- a CDS encoding DUF190 domain-containing protein, whose protein sequence is MVEIEHWNTLRMKIYIGESDTWHGRPLYKAIVEKLREMGLAGATVYRGIYGFGKKSKVHSSDVLRLSTDLPIIIETVDRGHMIERAINEIKPMIKDGMITVEPVIVVWVGTREEIKKFEEDAVREE
- the crcB gene encoding fluoride efflux transporter CrcB, which encodes MNTKILLAVGVGGMLGAIIRYGIAGLLPVYKDFPVGTLLVNSIASFLLGYLYGLIFFGYEVSPNWRAFFGTGFCGGLSTFSTFSYETFSLLREREHFLALLNISANVIITISLVFLGFLLARR
- a CDS encoding prenyltransferase/squalene oxidase repeat-containing protein encodes the protein MGSKLGNYVDLRSVLKYIEDRRHEDGGYCFVSLLNETNINDTYYAVKIYDLLDIEIPEKEKTVEFLYNSLKPQQAVVAIAMAIEGLAILGAKDLAKEGLSLVFEKYKPIEGKFAVGLGGSEEFGTATPLEATYWVLRAFKAIDYKVSSEERRKIKGFIESFRKGEGYGVTQATTTMTYQAIFSLNALGYPVPKTRHFHRCEVYGGFTEVPYSLPPYLEPTFYAVRGLRLINEKPRYIEPHIRFIRALQNPNGGFRRSLEMGISNFQNTYRALKALDDLLSF
- a CDS encoding zinc metalloprotease, which encodes MELVGFVHVGNTFNEKAIAGAYRRVNNYFKSKNLPIRLVYLGELELGPGYLVNIYTDGGSVKGYPLEGITELLHAKLIHAREELFEKKKARAEKNNSSEEEVTMNKIFGIVNFPIVSRNPYLDFYEKFLGIQQNFHELKVMVLSIKPFESENKKLFEDRLFKGILHEIGHAFGLNHCQEDCVMNPPKVIAEWDLRRDDFCEKCFLELKRNVRGETD
- a CDS encoding glycosyltransferase family 2 protein — encoded protein: MLEGKRISVVIPAYNEAKRIGKVLSKIPEFVDEVIVVDDGSRDNTSEVAKSYGAKVIRLEENQGKGAAMREGIKNVSGDIVVFMDADGQHNPEEIEKLLYPILRGEADFVIGSRLIKAQGKRPLIRKISNFLSTGLIKLKLGIDVRDTQSGFRAIKREFLPEIESKRYEVETEVLIKAVKMGARVKEVPVERIYGVETGHFRFEDVLRFIHSLIKY
- a CDS encoding fumarate hydratase yields the protein MERAIFEAIKLAVTKIPDDVVKSLREAYEKEDNPVAKFNLENILKAVEIGKRERIPVCQDTGTVTFFVEAGIKSPYLREIEEVITSALEKATKEIPLRPNTLDVLTNKNVGNLPIIHWELAKGDKIRIAILPKGGGSENCSALAMLTPAESFEGVKRAVVDRVKECGGKPCPPVIIGIGIGGSADFALKLAKKALLRPVGERHKDKRIAKFEGELLEEINSIGIGPMGMGGKTTALDVKVEITYRHPASFPVGIVFQCWAHRKAFLEISANGEVRVWQ
- a CDS encoding FumA C-terminus/TtdB family hydratase beta subunit, translating into MAVKLRTPLTEREVLKLKAGDLVYLSGVIYTARDLAHRKLLEKAPFDLRGAVIYHCGPIVQKESGRYRIVSAGPTTSARMNRHLEKILSMGIKGIIGKGGMNPEPFKEHRAVYFAFTGGAGSLAAKSVKRVLDVYWLEELGIPEAVWVLEVEDFPLIVGIDAFGNSLYSNPR
- a CDS encoding MoaD/ThiS family protein, which produces MVKIRLMGAFAHLAKARELEIKLDRPKTVDEILRELIPRYDEFHDKIILINGKPAKGDAVVEEGDEIKVMPVLSGG
- the for gene encoding tungsten-containing formaldehyde ferredoxin oxidoreductase, whose protein sequence is MKGWWGKILRVDLTNNKVWVQEYSPEVAKNFIGGRGLAAWILWNEAKNVDPLGPKNKLVFATGPFNGLPTPSGGKMVIAAKSPLTGGYGDGNLGTMATVHLRKAGYDALVVEGKAKKPVYIYIEDDNVSILSAEGLWGKTTFETERELKEIHGKNVGILSIGPGGENLVKYAVVISQEGRAAGRPGMGAVMGSKKLKAVVIKGTKEIPVADKEKLKELSQEAYDAILNSPGYPFWHRQGTMAAVEWTNENSALPTRNFSDGSFEFARSIDGYTMEGMKVKQRGCPYCNMPCGNVVLDAEGQESELDYENVALLGSNLGIGKLNEVSVLNRIADEMGLDTISLGVAISYVMEAKEKGIIKDDDAPEFGDFKKAKQLALDIAYRRGELGNLAAEGVKVMSEKLGAKDFAMHVKGLEVSGYNCYIYPAMALAYGTSSIGAHHKEAWVIAWEIGTAPIEGEKAQKVEYKITYDPEKAAKVIELQRLRGGLFEMLTACRLPWVEVGLSLDYYPKLLEAITGVKYTWDDLYKAADRVYALMRAYWVREFNGNWSREMDYPPERWFKEGLKSGPYKGQHLEKDKYDALLSEYYKLRGWDERGIPKKETLKELNLEFVIPELEKVTKLE
- a CDS encoding radical SAM protein → MWFEIKRAKDALPHYFSILSGEEKPNFFYSKQVEVNFGEDEDLESLWETHEEGMEKLRENDLKENPKKSLLDLKALIAYKMLESCELCEFKCHANRFEEIGYCRVKESLVASDFLHIGEEPELVPSYTVFFSGCNFRCAFCQNWDISQYRVGLRYSPKEMAVKIAVAYAEGAKNVNFVGGEPTPNLPFILETLKYVKVPIPVVWNSNMYMSEKSMKLLDGIVDVYLGDFKWGNDEDALKYSKAPRYWETVTRNFLLAKNHYKAEFLIRHLVMPGHLECCTRPILEWISENLGRDVRVNVMFQYRPEYRAHEYPEIDRRLTNDEMLKAAELVKEFRLKNALVG